Genomic DNA from Candidatus Zixiibacteriota bacterium:
TTTCTCTGAACCCCAATTTCTTATAAAATTCACCTTTATCCGGATCAGTTATTAAGACAATATCATAATATCCCTTGAAATTGGAGATTGCCAACTCCATCAGACGCCTGCCAATCCCTTTCCTCTGATGCGACTCCAGAACTTCAACCAGGGTAATGAATGCATGCATGGCCCCATCGCTTATGGCTGTGAGAAAACCTACAAGTCTACCATTTTCTCTTGTGGTGATAACCAGATCAGAACCGGTTAAAAGCTTGCTTC
This window encodes:
- a CDS encoding GNAT family N-acetyltransferase; amino-acid sequence: MIEYKINGRIITDELNTFFQNWKSPPSTETRSKLLTGSDLVITTRENGRLVGFLTAISDGAMHAFITLVEVLESHQRKGIGRRLMELAISNFKGYYDIVLITDPDKGEFYKKLGFREIYGMHVRDFTYGKDKK